A window of Daphnia pulicaria isolate SC F1-1A chromosome 4, SC_F0-13Bv2, whole genome shotgun sequence genomic DNA:
ATTCAGGCGGGAAGTTGTTGAGGCGCTTGAGCATGACGTTATCGAAACTTTCGGCTGCATCCATCATATTCAAAAAGACCCGTGGATGCTTGGCCATAATCGGTAAGACAGAATACAGTCCCAGAGGATGACGGTGTTGTGTCTTGAGGACCACCTGAAGCACacaataattattaattttcttttttctcttaatttaggaaaagaaatggatacCTGAGCCCCATGGCGTAGAAGCAAGTCTACAACGTCGTGGCTAAGTTTATCTTTGTTGCCATTGGAAGTGATGTACTCGGCCAATACGGAAGGATGAAGCAAACCCTCGTCGCTCCTGGCTGCAATGTTGGGATCAGCGCCATTTTCAAGCAAAACGCGAATGATATCTGCCCGGTTGGCTATGTTGTCGGCGCAGGCCACATGTAAGGCTGAGCCCAGAATGGACGAAGTGTTGTTGACATCAGCTCCTAAATTAACatgatttattaatttaatccTCTATAGGCATCTCTCAAACATTTTCATACCAGCTTCAATGAGCATCTTGACGAGTTCGACGTCCCCTTTCAGCACAGCCAAATCCAATATCGAAGGCTTAGAGAGCGCCGGATCACCAGGTAAAGGTCTGACTCGGGCTCCTTGTTTCAATAAAAGACTGACCATTGAACGATTTCCCGAAAGGACGGCATAGTGAAGCACCGATCTGTGATCGTTTCGCTCATCCGCTTGGGCATTGACATCGGCTCCGTAGGAAATGAGTTTCAAAACAGTTTCTGTAGCCTGTCGGTTAGATATGCAACTGTGAATAATATTCGTGTGtaatttgaagtaatttttctCTCGACTAACCTGAGGATTTCTGCAGGCTTTCATCAATGGAGTCAATCCGGAACGATCCCTTGAATCGGGATAGGCACCGTACATCAGTAAAAGTTCCATGGCTTCTGGGTTTAGCGCTGAGATGAGACTAATTTCACAGCCGAAAAAGTAACGAGCATTGACGTTAGCTCCGTTTTCGAGCAGCATACGCGCTGCTTCGTAATGGCCATTTTTGATCGCCAAGTGCAGAGGTTCATCGCACAGGTTGGGTTTGTTTGCGTCTACCTTGTCTTCGTCGATTTTATCAGAGAAATTCACTTTGGCCTTTgagacaacaacaataagTAGACTGTAAATTCAATcttaattttcttatgtttctaTTAATTCTCACTTGGTATTCCAGGAGAAGGCTCATGATTTCAGTGTAGCCATGTTCGGCACTCAGGTGTAGAGCAGTGTATCCACAGTCATCCCGAGCATTGACGTCGCTCCCGCGGACGAGTAAGAATTGGACAGCTTCGAGGTAACGTTGCCAAACCGCATAATGAAGCGGACGCAAACctaaaagaaacaacatttttgaattgattgttttttaaaaaaaagcttctATTTTGACGTTTTACAGGGTCATTTACCTTGTGTGACTTGATCATTAGGGCTGGCACCACAGGCGACGAGTATTCTCAGATCATCCTGAATAATATGGGCGGAAACAGCTCATCAATCAAATCATCTCGTTTCGCCTGAACGTTTTGTTGTTACTCACCAACGGAGAGAATCGGATAATGCTGTCGGCCAATTCCCGCTGGAGTGGATTGGCAGTGCACTCGGTAGGCATCTTGATTTGGTACATGATTGTGCAAATGATTAAAAGTTAGCTGATCAGTTTTCCAACACAAATGTcgacttaaaaaaatgaagcgaGAAACAGACACGCGAGACGAAACGCCACCGTGTACAACTTGGCACTATGTCCACTTTAAGACTATTTTTAGCTGATTGCACAGCGCATGACTGCAACAGTAGAAAAGGAGGGGTGGGGGTGGAGaagaacaacaataataacCCACATGTTGCCAAGTCATTGAACCGGCCAGTGAActtactttttctaaaaacgGGATTAAAGTTGAAATGTCCTCAAATCTTGACGATGTGCGGTGATTTTTCCGAAAAGATGTCACGGATCAAAGaagactttaaaaataattccctTTTGTAGAAATTTGACGCCAGTCGCTCGTTGTCAGTTGAGAGAGAACAGTTCCAGTTGCTATGGATGCGGGTTTTCAATTGCGACGTGACCAGAGTTTCCGCCGATTTTTATACTGCGAAAACAGAAGGGCGAACGTGTGTTTATGTTTCTTTGGCAATGTTCCAAACTCAGATACGCCTGAAaaagtcctttttttatttttcatctttttatttttttcttttagtgggGCAAATGACGTCGTCGTCTTTGTTGTCGAGAGGCATCCGCCGTGTGCAATTCTTCACCGAATCTGcgccaccacacacacacacacacacacacacacactgcagCTACGCTGTGTTTATTCTGTCCAATGGTTATCAGCGACGAACGTCCCCCGTGACTTTGCACTTGCTCACGCGTGACCAGAAACTCGTGTTCCCTCTCCGACATTTCAACTGGAACCACAGCGTCGTAGTTTTGCCCTTTCTTCGCCAGTTCgttctgtaaatatttttttctcgttgaCGCAATCAGAGGAATTCGTCAATTCATTTACGACACACATTTTGTATTAGAAACTATGAGGCGGGAATCTGACATGAAAATACGGCGGGAATTATTCCTGACGAGATTTAAAAAACGGTTATCaacaaattcattttgattctgTATTATTTCGGTAGGTTGGCGTTTCTTCGACGTAACATCATTGGCAGCGGCGCCCACAAGCAGCAACAAAGGATACAGATGCCGCCGACAATGTGGAAACATATGGAGAAACTTGCGGTTAACACTTGGATGTAGCCTgtcaaaaaaccaaacgaaGTTTgccgtttttattatttttatcgccGTTTGGACGTTTTTCTAAGCGGACTtaccgatgatgatgattcctGGGAAAACCACTAGTCCACCAATGAAAAGATTGAGGCCGAAAGCGGAGGCTAGTTTGTCCATTCCGAGAGTTTGTACGATGACGACGACTTGCAGGCCAGTGATGCCACCAATACCGATTCCGTAGATGACGCAACTAATTACCATACCGACGAAATCGGATGATAATGCGATGGCTTGACGAGTAAAAAGATGAGTCCGATTAGAAATTACGAGCGGGGTTgagacatttaaatttttgatttaccaAAACTGCCAACGGCACAGATGgcgaattcgatgaaaaagaCGGTGAGGGTCGTAATGTATTTGGAAAACTTATCGGCCAGGATCGGAACGGCAAGGCGGGCGACGGTATCTGAGGCAGCCAAGATGGTGACGAGAGATGCGGCGGCTGTCGGTGGAACCCCAACACTTTGAGCGAATGATGGAACGAAAACGTTGAACTGTTGGTAGGACAGACGGCCCAACGCCATAGCGACGGACATGACGATGAAGAAAGGATCCTTAATCAAGTTCAGATCGAGGATGCTGGAAGCCTTTGGGCATCGTGGCATAAAGCGGAGCCATTTGGGTCGTTCGTCAACCTGAGTCCTGGTTTTGAGTTGTCCCCTCATCTTTGACAGGGACATGGTGACTGGCAACTCTTGGGCCGTTTTCTGCTCCAGAGAAATCAAGGAGCCTACGCTACCCAGGTAATTCAGGACATGCATAGATGGTGGCCTGGAATCACCGGCCAAAGAGTCGTGAATGCTACCCCGTCCACTGATTACTGATCGCGATCGCAATCTGCTCTGAAAAATGTCCAAATCATCtcataagattttttttttattttaacgaaAATTTGCAGGTGAAATTGAATTACTATGTCTCCATCCATCTGTTGAACTCGCCGGATATCGGCTGATGCCTTGACCATGACGTTACCAGTCCAGCTGGTCGGTCGACTTTTACCACCAGCCGAAAGAGTTTCCACTTCTCGTAGGACCGGCGGTGTTTCGGGACGCTTCTCAAGCAATTCAACCTCAACGTTTGGAGTGTCGTCTAATTTCCAGTGCCACCTAGACGGCTGAAGAAGGAGAGCAGCCACCAGTGCTTGCAACACGACGCCGGAATAGATCAACAATCCGCCACGAAGTCCGAATCCATCAAACAAGCTTTGCATGATGAGTGGAATCAACATCTGTCCAATCGATCCTCCGGCCATGGCGATTCCTTTACCCGAGGAAAATTTCAGGTTATTAAATTATGACtattaattcaatcaaatggCCATGGTGTGGTAGTACTACCATTAGCTAAATGCCGGCGTTTCAGGAAATATTCTTGTAATAGCAGAAGACCCATGACAC
This region includes:
- the LOC124336982 gene encoding monocarboxylate transporter 9-like encodes the protein MAKEKNGKETTKLTTAPLNVKPKNVKLVPPDGGWGWVIILGTSINLMVLPTAVTCFGVLVPFIIREYESANIAGVSWIPGIAVAVLNLTGPWVSAMLKIYSHRRLAAIGSVTMVVAIIASSFAGSMLIWYATYGLLLGFGCSLSGVMGLLLLQEYFLKRRHLANGIAMAGGSIGQMLIPLIMQSLFDGFGLRGGLLIYSGVVLQALVAALLLQPSRWHWKLDDTPNVEVELLEKRPETPPVLREVETLSAGGKSRPTSWTGNVMVKASADIRRVQQMDGDISRLRSRSVISGRGSIHDSLAGDSRPPSMHVLNYLGSVGSLISLEQKTAQELPVTMSLSKMRGQLKTRTQVDERPKWLRFMPRCPKASSILDLNLIKDPFFIVMSVAMALGRLSYQQFNVFVPSFAQSVGVPPTAAASLVTILAASDTVARLAVPILADKFSKYITTLTVFFIEFAICAVGSFAIALSSDFVGMVISCVIYGIGIGGITGLQVVVIVQTLGMDKLASAFGLNLFIGGLVVFPGIIIIGYIQVLTASFSICFHIVGGICILCCCLWAPLPMMLRRRNANLPK
- the LOC124337032 gene encoding putative ankyrin repeat protein RF_0381 encodes the protein MPTECTANPLQRELADSIIRFSPLDDLRILVACGASPNDQVTQGLRPLHYAVWQRYLEAVQFLLVRGSDVNARDDCGYTALHLSAEHGYTEIMSLLLEYQAKVNFSDKIDEDKVDANKPNLCDEPLHLAIKNGHYEAARMLLENGANVNARYFFGCEISLISALNPEAMELLLMYGAYPDSRDRSGLTPLMKACRNPQATETVLKLISYGADVNAQADERNDHRSVLHYAVLSGNRSMVSLLLKQGARVRPLPGDPALSKPSILDLAVLKGDVELVKMLIEAGADVNNTSSILGSALHVACADNIANRADIIRVLLENGADPNIAARSDEGLLHPSVLAEYITSNGNKDKLSHDVVDLLLRHGAQVVLKTQHRHPLGLYSVLPIMAKHPRVFLNMMDAAESFDNVMLKRLNNFPPEFKEIILELATKPLSLQQQCRFFLRQHLQPKIHLKVPLLEIPTILQSYLLFEIS